A genomic region of Dickeya solani IPO 2222 contains the following coding sequences:
- a CDS encoding MFS transporter yields MKFLFTKNVLLHNKSWFLLSGTFLSVLSSFFIIPYYVVYLYQTLGMSVFQVSLLLMLRATLEKGLTLPAGMMADNIGAKKVALLGITLRIVGLILLAGAHTFTGLVASALINGVGLACGIIASKKAMLELIDSDMKAFASIGLAINMGVAFGPLFGYLMIGYDFAFLCYANAACLVVVAVIYLITLPNFHGYNADRERASPWQWLLMLRQANIRPLFLMQLCFFYFYTFLELVFPLYSSLNISLLASGMTFTINAITVVLSNLFIIRRVKTAAIELSYGFLVFSVAFVLIAISSLIDFPLQLVFYAIGIFFFSIAEVFFTVMIDAQAIANSPANANGTIMGILGLFSMTGVGLGYTLNGILFDYFHSHDIVPWFWGLFIMISGLFFVIALAVSRVCKGNAARDNRFRS; encoded by the coding sequence ATGAAGTTTTTATTCACAAAAAATGTATTGCTGCATAATAAATCCTGGTTTTTGCTGTCAGGGACATTTTTATCCGTATTATCGTCATTTTTTATTATCCCTTATTACGTTGTGTATTTATACCAGACACTGGGAATGAGCGTATTTCAGGTCTCGCTATTATTGATGCTACGCGCCACCCTTGAAAAAGGGCTCACCCTGCCCGCCGGCATGATGGCTGACAACATCGGCGCCAAAAAGGTAGCGCTGCTGGGCATTACCTTGCGTATCGTCGGGTTAATCCTGCTGGCGGGAGCCCATACTTTTACCGGGCTGGTCGCGTCCGCGCTGATCAACGGCGTCGGGCTGGCGTGCGGCATCATAGCCAGCAAGAAAGCCATGCTTGAGCTTATCGACAGCGACATGAAAGCCTTTGCGTCTATCGGCCTGGCGATCAATATGGGGGTGGCATTCGGTCCGCTATTTGGCTACCTGATGATCGGTTACGATTTCGCCTTTCTGTGTTACGCCAACGCCGCCTGTCTGGTGGTCGTCGCAGTAATCTACCTGATTACGCTACCCAATTTCCACGGTTATAACGCCGATCGCGAACGCGCATCGCCCTGGCAATGGCTATTAATGCTTCGGCAGGCCAATATACGACCGTTATTTTTGATGCAATTATGCTTCTTTTATTTCTATACCTTTCTCGAACTGGTATTTCCGCTTTATTCCTCTCTGAATATTTCATTACTGGCATCCGGAATGACCTTTACCATTAATGCGATCACCGTGGTTTTATCAAACCTGTTTATTATCAGGAGAGTAAAAACAGCCGCTATCGAGCTGTCCTATGGTTTTCTGGTTTTTTCCGTCGCTTTTGTTCTGATTGCTATTTCGTCATTAATAGACTTCCCGTTACAATTGGTCTTTTACGCCATCGGCATATTTTTCTTCAGTATTGCCGAGGTATTTTTCACGGTAATGATAGATGCGCAGGCAATAGCCAATTCACCAGCAAACGCCAACGGCACCATCATGGGGATACTGGGGTTATTTTCGATGACTGGCGTCGGCCTCGGCTATACCCTGAACGGCATTCTGTTCGACTATTTCCATTCTCATGACATCGTTCCGTGGTTCTGGGGGCTTTTTATTATGATCAGCGGGCTCTTTTTCGTTATCGCGCTCGCGGTCAGCCGAGTCTGTAAAGGAAACGCGGCGCGCGATAACCGCTTTCGGTCTTAA
- a CDS encoding malonate decarboxylase holo-ACP synthase: MMVTTRPHDLLWLASREALEDIDAPWVDSQWRPALPVVVRRDVDPRGRIPVGVRGLRRDQRAAGWVAAEQVVRVVTPDRLCDLPSLLHSPFVSQPPVQVAIQLAQQRWPWQWGITGGTGYALATQMPVLHADSDLDLLILAPQALDRDALADWQRQLSSSRLCRADTQVETPHGGFALAEWLRDGQALLKTDRGPRRVSDPWSMEG; this comes from the coding sequence ATCATGGTCACGACACGTCCGCACGATCTGTTATGGCTGGCGTCCCGCGAGGCGCTGGAGGATATCGACGCGCCTTGGGTGGACAGCCAGTGGCGACCGGCTCTGCCGGTGGTGGTGCGACGTGACGTTGACCCGCGCGGACGTATTCCGGTCGGGGTGCGCGGCCTGCGCCGCGACCAGCGCGCCGCCGGGTGGGTGGCGGCAGAGCAGGTGGTTCGGGTGGTGACGCCGGACAGGCTGTGCGATCTGCCGTCGCTGTTGCATTCGCCGTTTGTGTCGCAACCGCCGGTACAGGTCGCCATTCAACTGGCGCAGCAGCGCTGGCCGTGGCAGTGGGGTATCACCGGCGGTACGGGATACGCGCTGGCGACCCAGATGCCGGTGCTGCATGCCGACAGCGATCTGGATTTGCTGATTCTCGCGCCTCAGGCGCTGGACCGCGACGCGCTGGCTGACTGGCAACGGCAGCTGTCGTCGTCGCGGCTGTGTCGGGCCGATACGCAAGTGGAAACGCCCCACGGCGGTTTCGCGTTGGCCGAGTGGCTGAGAGACGGACAGGCACTGTTGAAAACCGACCGTGGGCCGCGACGGGTCAGCGATCCGTGGTCAATGGAGGGGTGA
- the mdcA gene encoding malonate decarboxylase subunit alpha, with translation MLSGQTSPRLWNTRRSEKQRRKASISVPGKVLPTEHLAAMLEKLIAPGDKVVLEGNNQKQADFLSRTLAEVNPQKVHDLHMIMPSVGRSEHLDIFEKGIAHKLDFSFSGTQSLRISQLLEDGALEVGAIHTYIELYSRLYVDLIPNVALVAGYKADRKGNLYTGPSTEDTPALVEAAAFHDGIVIAQVNELVDDECDLPRVDIPGSWIDYVVVADKPFFIEPLFTRDPRLIKQEHILMAMMAIKGIYAEHQVQSLNHGIGFNTAAIELLLPTYGERLGLKGKICKHWTLNPHPTLIPAIESGWVDSVHCFGGELGMEAYIAARPDVFFTGADGSMRSNRAFCQLAGQYAVDMFIGSTLQVDGLGNSSTVTKGRLSGFGGAPNMGHDPHGRRHATPAWLAMINEPDPMQRGRKLVVQMVETFQAGVKPTFVEKLDAVDVAKAAGMPLAPVMIYGDDVTHVLTEEGIAYLYRANSLEERRAMVAAVAGITDIGLGVDAQRVAEFRRSGKVAYPEDLGIRRTEATRSLLAAGSVADLVEWSGGLYNPPAKFRSW, from the coding sequence ATGTTGTCTGGGCAAACGTCACCGCGGCTCTGGAACACGCGCCGCAGTGAAAAACAACGGCGGAAGGCGTCGATATCCGTGCCGGGCAAGGTGCTGCCCACGGAACATCTTGCCGCTATGCTGGAAAAGCTGATCGCTCCCGGCGATAAGGTTGTACTGGAAGGCAATAACCAGAAGCAGGCCGATTTTCTCTCCCGCACGCTGGCGGAGGTTAATCCGCAGAAAGTGCATGATTTGCATATGATCATGCCGAGCGTCGGACGCAGCGAACATCTGGATATCTTTGAGAAAGGTATCGCCCATAAGCTCGATTTTTCCTTCTCGGGTACGCAGAGCCTGCGCATTTCGCAACTGCTGGAGGATGGCGCGCTGGAAGTCGGCGCCATCCATACCTATATCGAGCTCTATTCCCGCCTGTATGTTGACCTTATCCCCAATGTGGCGCTGGTGGCGGGTTATAAAGCCGACCGCAAAGGCAACCTGTACACCGGCCCCAGCACCGAAGACACGCCGGCGCTGGTCGAAGCCGCCGCATTTCATGACGGCATCGTCATCGCCCAGGTCAATGAGCTGGTGGACGACGAATGTGATTTACCCCGCGTGGATATCCCCGGCTCCTGGATTGATTATGTGGTGGTCGCCGACAAACCGTTCTTTATCGAACCGCTGTTTACCCGCGATCCCAGACTGATCAAACAAGAGCACATCCTGATGGCGATGATGGCCATCAAAGGCATCTACGCCGAACATCAGGTGCAGTCGCTCAACCACGGCATCGGTTTCAACACTGCGGCGATTGAGCTGCTGCTGCCGACCTACGGTGAACGTCTGGGGCTGAAAGGCAAAATCTGTAAACACTGGACCCTCAACCCGCATCCCACCCTGATTCCGGCGATTGAAAGCGGCTGGGTCGACAGCGTCCACTGCTTTGGCGGCGAACTGGGTATGGAAGCCTATATCGCCGCCCGGCCGGACGTGTTCTTCACCGGCGCCGACGGCTCTATGCGCTCCAACCGCGCGTTTTGCCAGTTGGCGGGGCAGTACGCCGTGGACATGTTCATCGGGTCGACATTGCAGGTTGACGGGCTGGGCAACTCGTCCACCGTCACCAAAGGCCGCCTTTCCGGGTTCGGCGGCGCGCCCAACATGGGGCATGACCCACACGGCCGCCGTCACGCCACGCCGGCATGGCTCGCCATGATTAACGAACCCGATCCGATGCAGCGCGGGCGCAAGCTGGTGGTGCAGATGGTGGAAACCTTCCAGGCCGGCGTCAAACCGACCTTTGTGGAAAAACTTGATGCGGTGGACGTGGCGAAAGCCGCCGGTATGCCGCTGGCGCCGGTGATGATTTATGGCGACGACGTCACCCATGTGCTGACCGAAGAAGGCATCGCCTATCTCTATCGCGCCAACAGCCTGGAAGAACGTCGGGCGATGGTGGCGGCGGTGGCCGGGATCACCGACATCGGGCTGGGGGTGGATGCGCAGCGCGTGGCGGAATTCCGCCGCAGCGGCAAGGTGGCTTACCCGGAAGATTTGGGGATTCGCCGTACCGAGGCGACCCGTTCACTGCTGGCGGCCGGTAGCGTGGCCGATCTGGTGGAATGGTCGGGCGGCCTGTACAACCCGCCGGCGAAGTTCCGGAGCTGGTAA
- a CDS encoding biotin-independent malonate decarboxylase subunit beta, which produces MRDDRSFIELKARERARALLDEGSYRELLDPFDGIVSPWLGPQGIVVQSDDGMVVAKGTLQGKPTVVIAIEGAFQGGSMGEVSGAKMAAALELAADDQRKGIPTQAILCLETGGVRLQEANLGLAAIADIHAAIVDLRRYTPVVGIIAGTVGCFGGMSIAAALCSHLIVTREARLGLNGPQVIEQEAGGAEYDSRDRPFIWSMTGGEIRHRSGLTDSLVADGVNAVKQAVNDALASGVPAQHRSDNYAWYLARLTGADTRQQADTQQIQQLFGEVHP; this is translated from the coding sequence ATGCGTGACGACCGCAGCTTTATCGAACTCAAAGCACGGGAACGCGCCCGCGCGCTGCTGGATGAGGGCAGCTACCGCGAATTGCTCGACCCATTTGACGGCATCGTCTCGCCGTGGCTGGGGCCGCAGGGCATCGTGGTGCAGTCGGACGACGGCATGGTAGTGGCGAAGGGCACGCTGCAGGGCAAACCGACGGTGGTGATCGCCATTGAAGGCGCGTTTCAGGGCGGCAGCATGGGGGAAGTCTCCGGCGCTAAAATGGCCGCCGCGCTGGAGCTGGCGGCGGACGACCAGCGCAAAGGCATCCCGACGCAGGCGATTTTATGTCTGGAAACCGGCGGCGTGCGGTTGCAGGAGGCCAATCTTGGGCTGGCGGCTATCGCCGATATTCACGCGGCTATCGTCGACCTGCGTCGTTATACGCCGGTTGTCGGCATCATCGCCGGGACGGTGGGCTGCTTTGGCGGCATGTCGATCGCCGCCGCGCTGTGCAGCCATCTGATCGTCACCCGCGAGGCGCGCCTCGGGCTCAACGGCCCGCAGGTGATCGAACAGGAAGCGGGGGGTGCCGAGTATGACTCGCGTGACCGCCCCTTTATCTGGAGCATGACCGGCGGGGAAATTCGTCACCGTAGCGGCCTGACCGACAGTCTGGTGGCCGACGGCGTTAACGCCGTCAAACAGGCGGTGAATGACGCGCTCGCCAGCGGCGTACCGGCGCAACACCGCTCGGATAACTACGCGTGGTATCTGGCGCGGCTGACCGGCGCCGATACGCGTCAGCAGGCCGATACGCAACAGATCCAACAGCTTTTCGGGGAGGTACACCCATGA
- the mdcE gene encoding biotin-independent malonate decarboxylase subunit gamma, which translates to MSQVAHRGALWLDALAHGKPRLAGLCPSVQAVDGDIAGEPVRFIAVVPDAANHYPRAAQGEVGLLEGWTLAKVVHETLAADRHSDKKRPIVAVIDVPSQAYGRREEAFGIHQALAAAAGAYAQARLAGHPVIGLIVGKAMSGAFLAHGYQANRLIAFNDPEVQIHAMGKASAARITLRSVEELEKLAAAIPPMAYDIRNYATLGLLSALLDISNPDAPSANDVAQVTDALQQAMTDARRDPSLKTRLGADNRRSSLQVRERMRALW; encoded by the coding sequence ATGAGTCAGGTAGCACATCGCGGCGCGCTATGGCTGGACGCGCTGGCGCACGGTAAACCACGACTGGCAGGGCTGTGCCCGTCGGTACAGGCGGTCGACGGCGACATTGCCGGCGAACCGGTCCGTTTTATTGCCGTTGTCCCTGACGCGGCTAACCATTACCCGCGCGCTGCGCAGGGCGAGGTTGGGCTGCTTGAGGGCTGGACGCTGGCGAAAGTGGTGCATGAGACGCTGGCGGCTGACCGCCACAGCGACAAAAAACGGCCGATTGTGGCGGTGATCGACGTGCCCAGTCAGGCGTATGGCCGTCGGGAAGAAGCCTTCGGCATCCATCAGGCGCTGGCGGCGGCGGCGGGGGCTTACGCTCAGGCGCGCCTCGCCGGGCATCCGGTCATCGGGCTGATTGTCGGCAAGGCGATGTCCGGCGCGTTTCTGGCCCACGGCTATCAGGCCAATCGGCTGATCGCCTTTAATGACCCGGAGGTACAGATTCACGCGATGGGCAAGGCGTCGGCGGCGCGCATCACGCTCAGAAGCGTGGAGGAGCTGGAAAAACTGGCGGCCGCCATCCCGCCGATGGCCTATGACATTCGCAACTACGCCACGCTGGGGCTGCTGTCGGCGTTGCTGGATATCAGCAATCCGGATGCGCCGTCCGCCAACGACGTGGCGCAGGTGACCGATGCGCTACAGCAGGCGATGACTGACGCCCGCCGCGACCCGTCGCTGAAAACGCGACTGGGCGCGGACAACCGGCGCAGTTCGTTGCAGGTGCGTGAGCGGATGCGCGCGCTGTGGTAA
- a CDS encoding AEC family transporter, whose translation MTYVIVHALAPIFIIMLLGFWAGKAKMVDNKNVALLNIFVMDFALPAALFSATVQTPWSGIVQQSPLIVVLTLAMWVTYAAIYFLAVNVFHKTPQDAAVLTLTVALPNYAALGLPILGSVLGDGSATSLSVAVSIACGSVLMTPFCLLILEREKARASGGSQTSTLAMLPVLMWRSVKKPIVLGPLLGVVLSAIGIRMPELLLASIKPLGLSATATALFLTGVILSARQLKINLVVTTAVLTKLLIQPALAWAIVLVLGLHGAVAITSILMIALSAGFFGVVFGNRFGVQSPDAEAVLLLSSVLCILSLPLFITLTSGI comes from the coding sequence ATGACTTATGTAATTGTTCATGCACTTGCGCCGATTTTTATCATCATGCTGCTGGGGTTCTGGGCAGGCAAAGCCAAAATGGTGGATAACAAGAACGTTGCGCTGCTCAATATTTTCGTCATGGATTTTGCACTGCCGGCGGCGCTGTTCAGCGCCACGGTACAAACGCCCTGGTCCGGCATTGTCCAGCAGTCGCCGTTGATCGTGGTGCTGACGCTGGCGATGTGGGTCACCTACGCGGCCATTTATTTTCTGGCTGTCAACGTGTTTCACAAAACGCCGCAGGACGCAGCCGTGCTCACGCTCACCGTGGCGCTGCCCAATTACGCGGCGCTCGGCCTGCCGATTCTCGGCAGCGTGCTGGGCGACGGCTCGGCTACGTCGCTGTCGGTGGCGGTGTCTATCGCCTGTGGTTCGGTGCTGATGACGCCGTTCTGCCTGCTGATTCTGGAACGTGAAAAGGCGCGTGCGTCGGGCGGTAGCCAGACCTCCACGCTGGCAATGCTGCCGGTGTTGATGTGGCGCTCGGTGAAAAAACCGATCGTGCTGGGGCCGTTGCTGGGCGTGGTATTGTCCGCCATTGGTATCCGCATGCCGGAATTGCTGCTGGCGTCGATCAAGCCGCTGGGGTTATCCGCTACCGCCACCGCGCTGTTCCTGACCGGGGTGATCCTCTCGGCGCGTCAGCTGAAAATCAACCTGGTGGTCACCACCGCGGTGCTGACCAAGTTGCTGATTCAACCGGCGCTGGCGTGGGCGATAGTGCTGGTGTTGGGGCTGCATGGCGCGGTGGCGATCACCTCGATTCTGATGATTGCCCTGTCCGCCGGCTTTTTCGGTGTGGTGTTCGGTAACCGGTTTGGCGTGCAGTCGCCGGATGCGGAAGCGGTGCTGTTGTTAAGCTCGGTACTCTGTATCCTGTCGCTGCCGCTGTTTATTACGTTAACATCAGGCATTTGA
- a CDS encoding triphosphoribosyl-dephospho-CoA synthase, which translates to MKPQRQSDAHGYAQWLAGAATHCLIEEARLSPKPGLVDSRGSGAHQDLTLVLMERSAHSLTATFHTLALQSWQRPADAALRQLVGRVGREGEQHMMLATAGVNTHRGAIWALGLLVSAAAMLGGVGTAQAIADTAAHLARLPDNAAPTVFSNGRRATQRYQVPGAREEAQQGFPHIIRLALPQLLRSRRQGAGEDAARLDALISIMTSLSDTCVLSRAGLDGLEAMQRGARAVLAAGGVSRPAGRQALAQLDARMLALNASPGGAADLLAATLLLDGIAQPSLYD; encoded by the coding sequence ATGAAGCCGCAGCGACAGTCCGACGCGCACGGGTATGCGCAATGGCTGGCCGGGGCCGCGACGCACTGCCTGATTGAGGAAGCGCGGCTCAGTCCTAAACCGGGGCTGGTCGACAGCCGTGGTAGCGGCGCGCATCAGGATTTGACGCTCGTGTTGATGGAGCGCTCCGCTCACAGCCTGACCGCCACCTTTCATACGCTGGCGCTGCAGAGCTGGCAACGCCCGGCGGATGCCGCGTTGCGCCAACTAGTCGGTCGGGTGGGGCGCGAAGGCGAACAGCACATGATGCTGGCGACCGCCGGCGTCAATACCCACCGCGGCGCGATCTGGGCGCTGGGGCTGCTGGTCAGCGCGGCGGCGATGCTCGGCGGTGTCGGCACCGCGCAGGCTATCGCGGACACCGCGGCGCATCTTGCCCGCCTGCCGGATAACGCCGCGCCGACGGTCTTCAGTAACGGACGGCGGGCGACGCAGCGTTATCAGGTCCCCGGCGCGCGTGAAGAGGCGCAGCAGGGGTTCCCGCACATTATCCGGCTGGCGCTGCCGCAGTTGCTGCGTAGCCGTCGGCAGGGCGCCGGCGAGGACGCGGCGCGACTGGATGCGCTGATAAGCATTATGACCTCGCTGAGCGATACCTGCGTGCTGTCGCGCGCCGGGCTGGACGGGCTGGAGGCGATGCAACGCGGCGCACGGGCGGTATTGGCGGCCGGCGGCGTGTCTCGTCCCGCCGGACGACAGGCGCTGGCGCAACTGGATGCGCGCATGCTGGCGCTGAACGCCTCGCCGGGCGGCGCGGCCGATCTGCTGGCCGCCACGCTATTGCTCGATGGCATCGCACAGCCATCTTTATACGATTAA
- the mdcC gene encoding malonate decarboxylase acyl carrier protein — MEHITLSFPATHPASGNALAGVVGSGDMEVLLTADAGQTLTIDITTSVDNSRARWQALFDRLSSLGGLPAGAMTIHDFGATPGVARIRIEQVFEGVNHA; from the coding sequence ATGGAACACATTACATTGTCATTCCCGGCCACCCACCCGGCCAGCGGCAACGCGCTGGCGGGTGTGGTGGGATCCGGTGATATGGAAGTGCTGCTGACGGCTGACGCCGGACAGACGCTCACCATCGACATCACCACGTCGGTGGATAACAGCCGGGCGCGCTGGCAGGCGCTGTTTGACCGGTTAAGTTCGCTCGGCGGCCTGCCTGCCGGCGCCATGACGATTCATGATTTTGGCGCTACGCCCGGTGTGGCACGCATCCGCATCGAACAGGTTTTTGAAGGGGTGAATCATGCGTGA
- a CDS encoding chemotaxis protein: protein MDKFQREIEERTNLTSSNKFELLLFRLGSATGEGPSELFGINVFKLREIVPMPTLTKAAGMTPPMLGMINIRGQIIPVIDLPAVVGCAASTGRNILLVTEYARSTQAFAVESVDDIVRLDWSQVNTAEAGVSNTYITSIARLDSDPSSNRLALVLDVEQILHDIIPTEREIKIESVEEKTFHLKPGAVAIVAEDSKVARTMLETGLKVMNIPYIMHITGMEAWNKIKLMAQEAKAEGRPISDKIAFVLTDLEMPEMDGFTLTRNIKRDEVLKNIPVIIHSSLSGTANEDHVRNVGADSYVAKFEINELAAAIHSVVDRVKPASAK, encoded by the coding sequence ATGGATAAATTTCAAAGAGAGATTGAGGAGAGAACCAATCTTACCTCATCCAACAAGTTTGAATTGTTATTGTTCCGTTTAGGATCGGCTACCGGTGAAGGGCCGTCCGAGCTGTTCGGCATCAATGTGTTCAAGCTTCGTGAAATCGTTCCGATGCCAACCTTGACCAAGGCTGCGGGTATGACACCGCCGATGCTTGGCATGATTAATATTCGCGGGCAGATTATTCCCGTTATCGATCTTCCGGCGGTGGTGGGGTGTGCTGCGAGTACCGGTCGCAACATCCTGCTGGTGACGGAATATGCACGCAGCACCCAGGCTTTTGCGGTCGAATCCGTCGACGACATTGTTCGCCTGGACTGGAGTCAGGTAAACACGGCCGAAGCGGGCGTCAGCAATACCTATATCACCAGTATTGCGCGTCTGGACAGCGATCCGTCGAGCAACCGTCTGGCGCTGGTGTTGGATGTCGAACAGATCCTGCACGACATTATTCCGACCGAGCGTGAGATTAAGATTGAAAGCGTCGAAGAGAAAACCTTCCACCTGAAGCCCGGCGCGGTGGCGATTGTGGCCGAAGACTCCAAAGTCGCGCGAACGATGCTGGAAACGGGGCTGAAGGTGATGAATATTCCGTACATCATGCATATCACCGGAATGGAAGCCTGGAACAAGATCAAGCTGATGGCGCAGGAAGCGAAGGCGGAAGGCCGGCCGATTTCGGACAAGATTGCCTTTGTGCTGACCGACCTGGAAATGCCGGAGATGGATGGATTTACGCTGACGCGCAATATCAAGCGTGATGAAGTGCTTAAGAACATTCCGGTGATTATTCACTCTTCACTGTCCGGCACCGCTAACGAAGACCACGTACGTAATGTGGGCGCGGATTCGTATGTGGCGAAATTTGAAATCAATGAACTGGCCGCCGCGATTCACAGCGTGGTGGATCGCGTGAAACCGGCATCAGCCAAATAA